A genomic window from Brassica oleracea var. oleracea cultivar TO1000 chromosome C8, BOL, whole genome shotgun sequence includes:
- the LOC106310406 gene encoding 60S ribosomal protein L39-1, translating to MPSHKSFMIKKKLAKKMRQNRPIPHWIRLRTDNTIRYNAKRRHWRRTKLGF from the exons ATG CCGTCGCACAAGTCATTCATGATAAAGAAAAAGCTGGCGAAGAAGATGAGGCAGAACAGGCCCATTCCACACTGGATTCGTCTTCGCACTGACAATACCATCAG GTACAACGCAAAGCGTAGGCACTGGCGCAGAACCAAACTTGGATTCTAA